The Gambusia affinis linkage group LG05, SWU_Gaff_1.0, whole genome shotgun sequence region TTACAGACAACTGACTGGTGGACTCATCGTCTTTTCCATCTTTCAGTTGGTTGGCTGAAGAAAAAGTCCTCTCAGGGATACTGAGCATATGCAGTgttacagaaataataaagataaCCCCAGCAAACAGGAACAGGACCTGTTCCTGTGACCTGAATGCTCTACCCAGAGCGGTGCCGGTCCAGTCAAGGCCTCCCAACATGTAGCCAACCGCTCCGCCAAGTCCTGGAAAACCAGAAAAAGCACAGTAAAGACTCCTGAAATGAAAACGTGACTTAAATTCACACTCAGATTTGTTCATGCTGACATATTACattagaaagaaattaaatattctaCATAATCCTAATATTCAAAACTCTTGGCCTTGCAAAATCATTCAAACTAAGGCTGCAACTAATGACCATTTTAGTAATTGgttattctatcaattattctgacaatatAATCGATAGAATTATCGATTATAGACAAGCTTTCTAATATAGGCTCTTTTatattagaaacattaaaaaatgctaataaacaaataatttattttcaaataaaaaaataagcattttattgcCTAGAACCCATCAATTCCTTTAGTTAGCATTTGGTCATTTGTATCAAAAGACATCTGCAGCTGCACAAATACATCAACAAGTGAAAAGCTCTGGTCTCTTGACTTATCAATACAAAGTTGGGCTAATCTGTGACAAATTTTTGTATTAACCCATTAATAATTGATAACAACAGGTGTttagttgattttaaaaaaatatttttacttatttattttccagaattTAAACCTTGAGCAGTTTTCGGTAGAACACATTTTCAGACAAAGGTGTTATATCTTCATTACTGAGTGTGGTGTTCTTTCGGCAAATGGCCCTTTTTGTGTCTATATTCTCCAATTAATAATTACTAAACTGgttaattatttcagtaattggtTCATCACGGGGGCTACActgtggcgcagttggtagcatagttgccttgcagaaagaaggtcctgggttcaatttcCGgaccagggtctttctgcatggagtttgcatgttctccctgtgcatgcgtgggttctctccgggtactccggcttcctcccatagtctaaaaacatgactgtcaggttaatgaCAGTCAAGTTTTTCTCgaggtgtgactgtgtgtgtgtctgtgtgtgggcgtgggtgtgcATGGTTGTCTGTCccctctgtctctgtgttgccctgtgacagactggcgacatTTCCAAGGTGTACTCTgtctctcgcctggaacgttagctggagataggcaccatcacccctcctgaccccactagggacaagggtgttagaaaatggatggatggatggttcgTCATGGTTAATCTGGTTTATCATTTCAGCTGTAATTCAGACCCctagaatttttttaacatcatcATGTAAAAATTCATTAACTTCCATGTACaatacagaccaaatgtttagacacacagttgtgtccaaacttttggtctgtattgtatttcttttcaattttatgAGAAAGACCAGCGGCCTGCAACTTCTGGTTCTCTTGGCCCTTCGCAATCCATACTAAGCACTTTTTTTGAATAAAGCCATTTATAAAAAGGCAAGGTTTGGCAGTTTGAAGTGCGTTCATGcaatttctgcacaaaatgACCACCACTTTTTGTTCAGTTATTTATGGCTCACCAACTAAGGGAACTATTTTTCCCTTCAATTTCcagaaagattaaatattttgttttaaaaaaagtactatAAATAGTAGTAGTACTTGAAGTTAATCTGACTATAAACCAGACAAATTCTACATAGTAGgtgtttatgtttcttttatgcaattttaaaaGTTCACCAATAATaccaaaaaaagttaaatgtaaacGTGTGAGGAATGCCTTACCAGCAGACAGGCCATGTATATTCAGAGCAATGTCTTGCTCATCAGCATCAGCAACGTCAAGAAGGTAAGCCCTGATTGGTCCCTCAGAGGCATCAGCGCAGAAGTCCAGCACCACAACACCAACAACAGTAAGAACGATACCAATTGGCTGCCGCTTGGTGTTTGGGCAGTCACCAATAGAAAGgcctgaaacaaacaaaaaaaaaaaatatatatatatatataaagtggaTTAACCTGTAATAACTGTAATCCTTGCAGAGGGGTGACTTCGTCTGAGACTCTGTCTTACCAATCAATGATCCGTTTAAAAATAGTGCCACACCAATTAGCACTCCTGTGCAAAGAGCCAGAATGAATGGTCTCCTCCGGCCCCATCGCAGAGTGCAGCGGTCACTGGCTGAGCCAATCAGTGGGGTGAACAGAAGACCCAGAATGGGACTGAGAAACCAGGTTAAACTGTAATATTGCTCAGGAAGACCTAGAAATCACAAAGTGAAGTCACTcaaataaaacagttcaaattaTGCCCAAAATAAGACTTTACAGTAGAAATATAAGGCTTAAATTTTATCTGTTGAAAAGATCTAATGTGAAACCTTAAGACATATGTTCATCTTCTTTGGACACTTTAAAGTGttaaagcattacatttagATTCTGCATTCTAAATGtcttagaaaacaaaagcacaaaaacacaataagtttAATACACCAGAAGAGTAGAACATGGTGAACCTGAAATGTGCTGTGTTACAAATTCTTGGCATACCTGGGCAGGGGAAACTgcctttgtttcatttctgctaTGCTGGCAAAGTTGACATCTAACACCATGCTAAAGCCCCTCAGTGGGTACTACTATTACATAACACAGAGGTGCAGCTTGGGAGACAGACGGAAACATCCAGTCTAATCCAATGACAACAAACTGCATAATATTTTTCCACTATCTCCTGAGAACTGTTAATCATGAAGACTtatgtaaaactcaaaacattCAAAGCCAATCACtccaataaagaaaatgaacaaacacCACCATCATGGCCAACTGTGGGCCAAATTGGTTTAATGTCCTGACATGTTAGAGAAATTTGGTCACAATTATGTCACTGAAAGACCTCCAAAGAAAAGGAGATAGCTTTGTCAACGCAAGTTTAAAATAATCACACCAACATTATACTGAAGCAGCTGTACTAAGCTACCTAAGCAGAGCGAGTCTAATAACTTCACCCACTGCAAGATTGGACTTGTAGGAAACTTGTCAGAAAAGTACCGTGTGTGCTTTGCATCTTTCAAACCAGTTCAGTGGCAAAACTACATGAGTACAGGTTCTATGggtaaattaaacatttttcttctcaacTTCATAATACATACTCACTTAAGTAATACGGCAAGACAGGAGTGTGACTTTCAGAAAGACAGTATTGCTTACCTATCTGTAGAAGAACTGGCGTCACCAGAGCGGTTTCCATGGCGTAGCAAAACTCTCGTCCAAACATCACAGCAGAATGCATGACCCAGCGATATCGGGGAATCTGAGCTGcttttccctcctcctcttcatcctcactTTTATTATCTTTCATGACTCTGTTGGGCTTTCTGTCATCAGGAAGGTCCAGGGCCTTATGTTCCTCATCTTCTCCTCCCATTTCAATTTGGTCTgacttcatttgaaatgtttgtggttAGTTTCTTTCACAACTTCCTTTAAATCCCAAGACAACTCCACTCTATTAGAGGAAtccaaaagaaattttaaatgataatacCAAAAATACACATGTCCATAGCCCTACTCTTGCTCAGTTTTTGAGTAggaatagtttatttttataaaaattacacGTGTGGCATTAAGAAATACTGAGTTAAAAGAAATGAATCATCATTGTAATGGGATAAATATGCCATGAATAGTGATTAGACATGTAGCCATTACAATGATATAAAATAAGCAAAGATGGTTCTTAAGCCCAACTGCAAAGTGATGGAGGCCCTAAAGgtaatttgcaaagaaaaaaaagtagtaataataataatgtaaaaaaaataaataaataaataaataaaataaaaacttggaaAGAAGTTGTATTCTTATTATTTCCAGTTGTTTTGCTTGTAGAAAACCAGGTAAAGAATTGAAGGGTCTCCAACTTTCTGCAGATCCAGCTGGACAGGAAATAGCAGACGTCTGGAAAAAACAAGTCAGTTGAACCAGTAACAAGGGTTAATATGTAACACAGGCGATAATCTGTAAACACATGGCTTTTACACTATAGTAGGTGAGTGCTGATCTTTTAAATGCAGGTCCTTGCAAAAACCTTTGTATTTCTGaacatattcacattttttcctgtAGCAATGATATCTTTCATTATATTTTAGTGGATTTCTTTGTGATGTACCAATACAATATAGTACATCactgaagcaaaagaaaaatgtttttacaatgaAACATTTGAGAAATGTAGAATGCACGGTTTTTCTAATTCGATGCCCTACATTAAATCCTGCAAGATCACTTCCAGAAGTCACACAGGTAGTAAACAtagttctgattttattctcacTAATACAGCCATGTTCTATATGCAAAACTGTCATAGCAAATCAGAGCTGCAAACAACAGTGAGGACAACATCCCTAcagtttcttcagcaggaacacAGGAGGTAGTCAGAGTTAATGGGAAGATGGACGAAACGAGATACAGGACAATACTGAGAGAACTCTTGTTAAAGGCTGCATAAAACTTGAAACCGTGGGGGAAGTTCACCTTTCATCAGAAAAATTATGCTAACCATACAACCAAAGGTACAATTATTTAGATATATTTGTGTTAGAATGACCCAGAGagtcaaaatcaaaatccaatTCAAAATCTGTAGCAAGACTTCCTTCTAATACGACTGCTCTTAAGTTTTCTTGTACAGAAGAACGCACAAAAAACTATATTTCTAGACTACCAAAGCTAATAgagaagaaaatacatttaagtgcGTAGTTGCAAAATGTAGTAATGTTctaagggtgtgaatacttttggaagtcACTGTCCCTGAAAGCATCTATGTGCGCAAagtatttttgtacttttggcTTCCATAATCGGAAACAAGAACTCCTCCGAGGTTCAGAAAAATGTAGCCCTGCTCTAAAATACATGACATAAAATATGATGCAAATCAATTTTGGGAAAGAGATGGGTATAGCCAAAGGTTCAAGCATTTTTTCCCATGCATAAACTTGAGATTGTCTTTCTACAGGCTGTAACCTCAAACAATAGGTgtcaaaacatgaaactgacaTATGAAGTACaagattaagaaacaaaaaaaaccgtATTAGTACACGGTCCGTTGCGCAAGTGTTCACTGTTTAAATTGACAGATTTAAATCAATGCTACAACGTACCTGAAAGGGCAGTGCAAGTTTAGCTTTGAGGAAAGTGATCATAAAGCATTTATATCCTTTTGTGGCGGATACAGTGTATATATTTCACACCCGAATGTTTCTGCTGACTTTCACACTTTAATCATTCCCTTTCACTGTGTgtcaatgtttaaaattttccacTATAGATGTGCGACATTCCAATAGTTATTTTGCTGCGTGTAGAAACAAAACTCGAGTCCGTAAATATAACATACACATCTTATAGAGAGCTCagtcaggtaaaaaaaaaaaaaaaaaaaaaaaaaaaaaaaattttacaaaaagtttCCTTTCAAAGGGAATGTCTTTGGCAGGAGCGCTTGATAAACTTGTCAAGACTTGTTTTCCTGGGGTAAAAAAGCCTTAGCAAACTTTACTTTTCCCTCCTGCCTCTCACCCCAAGTACACACAACGAGTTTatagaggttttctttttactctttgCGGTGCTGACATGAAAACAGGTAGAAAGACCTCCCCGTAGGGACGCTGACGTTAACCCTACCTTGGCTTGCTAACGTTACCTTGGCGAGCTAAGCTGGCTAAAATATATCTCGACTGCAAGCGTTTAACGACCTAACACCAAAAGACTCTTTCCTGTGAAACCACAAAAAGATAGGACATACCTGggaatttcttcttttttacagCATAGAACTATTGCagcattttgaatttctttccGCAAACGTGCCCATAAAAACGTCAAAATGGAGCTAGTGTTACGGCTAAGCTTCTCCAGCTAATTCAGTGACTATCTGATACACGCGCTCCACTCATCTATTTTATTGGTTTCCACAGTAACAAAGAGGGGGTGTGGACAACGGTGTTGACCGTGACgtcaagatattataaataagCAAACTATTAAATTACTTACGATATGTTTTAATCTTTGAATTGCTCATTcataacaaaatatgtttgagtTTGACCATGTAAAAGTATACCGATATGGAGTGGAGTCTATTTTGaataatacttttatttttgtggattttttaatttttaatttttttttattttttattttttgcagaaatttagTTTAACAAGTTTCTCTGTTACAAATATGTGACCCTGTCAACATGATACTTTATTTCGCCAATATTTTTGTATCTATTCTGTTACCTTTGCCGCAAAATAACAGGCTGAGGAAAGACACTCACACATCCCTTTTCCCCATCAATAATTTACAGGTTAAATATATTGAAATGACAGCAAAACACAGTTGCAGTAGATTTTTGGGGTGCACATCCATGACACAAATGTCCATCCTTTTTAAGGTGCTGTACTCTCTAAGTAGGTATTCAAGCTACTTAGAGATCCCTGGTTATAAGATTTTATAACCAGGCTCCACTCTGGTTATAATGAGTGTAtgttcaacaacaacaacaaaattgtgCACATCATTACACCACACACCACTGAAATGTTGATAAAGGGCAGGTTAGATTGATGCATTCATGATGTGTATTTCAAATTCTGCCCCTACCATCTGAATGTTGCAGCTGAAATCAAGACTCATTCAACCAGGCAATACTTTTGCAATCtaattttatctgattttgcTGAGCCTGTGTGAATTTCAtcctcagtttcctgttcttaaCTGACAAGAGTGAAAACCTGGTGTGATCTTCTGCCAGTGAAGCCCTTCTGCTTCGGTTTGATGTGTTGAGATGGCATTTCATAAAAAGATGTAGATTGAAATGTATGGTACTCATCTGACTTCTGATGTCATCAAGGTTTTTTCATCCACACATCTGAAGCACACTGTATAGCACACtgtacattttctcttttttggatCTTTTTCCAGCAGATCAGAAGTTTTTTAAGTACTAAGACCATGTCATCCGGCACCAACTACCATGTCACATACAAAGTCAATTAGCTGCCTCTTGCCCAAAATCTGATGTTCTACTTGAACAACAGTCTTCACGTCTAGATAGTTAAATACTTTGAGTTTCTGCCATGTGCCTGACTGAGTTACTATTTGTGTTAATATGAAATTGAACTGGTGAAACTTAGAAAGTGGCaaataatgtgattaaaatAGCACACATTATTCTATAATATgtttaaataatctgctaaatttaattgttttatgaaACCATGCAGAATGTCCTTCATATTTCCGTATGCACCAATATTTCTTAACTCTAAGAAGACAATCTAAGGACTCTAAAAATTAATGATCGGTACATAAAAGAGTGCATTCATCACCATTTTCACAAGTGCAGTTTTTTTATGTCAgctttactatttttaaaatcagttgcATAACAGATGTCAATTTAATCTGTTATGCAGATTAAATTGCATAACAGATTAAATTGTTACAGATGTACTAAATTTATTGCTAAACTATCAATTTTATTCAAGATTGAgggacattttcattttacaattacTCTCTAAACAGCTATGTAAGGGCAAGAGTAgagtttcaaaaataacttacttTGGAAGCATTGGTAAAAGCATTAGCCAACaaggcaaatacttttttatttttaaatgcattgatGTCAATACGTTTCATTATATCTGAAGAAACTTCAATGAGACTTCATTGTATATCCTTTAACTCATTCAAGCAATGATACAAAGGTCCTTTATTAGTCTTCTGAGAAGCAACATCACCAGATGAAAACAGAGTGATGATGATGGCTTTGCATGATGATAGTTGGTTGCAAACAAAATCTGTCTCTTCTCATTGCCCATAATTGGTCACACCCACCtatatttctttttgctgcagaGCTCATGTTAAAAACTTATATCTTGACTATAAGTGCTGAGCTGAAGATTCACGGTTATTACACGGGAAAGCATTTTTTAATGATAAGGTATTTtaagaaacaatttatttctgttgaatgTAAACCCAAGCACTTCTTGCTAGCACAGTTTCATGGAGTATGAttgttattcaaaatgtctctCAGTCGTATGCTGGGAATCCTGGTCATCATGATCCTGTTATTGGTGATGGCACTAACTGTTCCCCCAGAGGCCTTGGAGCTGTGCTGCATGCTGACAATGTCACCACTGGTCTGCTCTGGCTCGGCACGAcggaaaatatgtttcattgtAGCCTGGGGATAGTAAAAGTGGTAAATAATTTAGTGACTAACAAAGTGAATGATTGACCGATGGGTAAACAAATCATGATTTGAAGGAAGGATAGACGTGTGGCAGAGAGCACAGTTTTCAAGGTGGATATGGTAATGAGGAAGAGTGGCTAGACAGGACCTTGAGACTCaccttaaaattatttgttacaAAGCAGTAGACAACTGGATCCATACAGCTGTTCAAGCTACTTAGAGTGACGGTTAAGTGGTACACGATCACTTGATGGGGCATGTCAGGGTAGAAATGCAGTAAAAcctacaataaaagaaaaaaagaaaaatccagtcAGCTCTGGTCACAAGCTGTCATGTTTTAAGCACAGGCAACCTGTTGCAGAGACAGACACATTTTTGTTGCCAACTTTAAGATTCCAACGTATTTATGAACCCTTATCTTGCCactatttcacatttaatttaaagagacaTACTGTTTGTCCATATTACAGTGGGTGTGTAAGTAGTGTTGAATTGGAGGTGTCCGTAGAAATACAGATTTCTCTTATTGTCTTAACTAAACATGCTTCCGGTTTTGTTAGAATTGGCTAAATTAACTCGACTCGCCAGACCAGTCAGTGAGATAATTCTCAATTTGATGCTTTTTTGAGTTGTTCACTAATAAATCTAAGAAAATAATAACCAGttgtttgtgattgtttttaagTTCAGCTAATTAAACTTGGAAAGAGGATAAGATTTTGACTCTGTTGTCAAACAGAGAGTTGGACATGGTCTGTAAAAATGATTCTGATGCTAAATTGTCAAAGTGACATTATATCTATAGCAGAATGAGTGTATGgcaatgaatgaataaatggatggatgttagaTGGATGGGcagatggatgggtggatgtaTATGTTACTCACTTGTCTGATGTGGAAGGGAGTGAAGCAGACTGTGAAGATGATCAGCACAGTAGTCAGCAGCTGGACGGCTCTTCTCCTCCGCTTCCTTTAGAAACATAATCTGAAATGTGATAAGCTGAAGTCGATACAATCAAGCTTCAGAAGTAAATTAATTCTCTGatatttttcacttgttttggTTAATGCGTATCAACTGGTAGCAATTAGTGCTGATTTTCTCTATTCCTTTGCTTGCCTTTTACCTGCTTTGCTGCATGAGACGACGGTCTGTCAGGGCCCACATAATGCGAAGAGTGAAAACCACAATGACGATGAGGGGTAAAAAGAACTCAGTGATTGTGAGGAAAAGCAGCTTTGAGATGCAGCAGCCTGTGTGCTGGAATGCAGTGGAGAGAAAGGTGTATGTGACCACGATGGCAAACAGCCAGACGGTAATGCAGACCAGCTTGGCTACGCTGGAGTTCCTCCAACGACGTGAAGCTTCAACCTGTAAAGACACGGGAAagcaagacatttaaaacatctaGGTTTAAGATATCCAGATTGGAGCACCGATGTTTACAAAACCTACTGAGACAAATGATTGGTAATAACTCACCTGCACAATGGCAAGGTAACGGTCGACACATATGCAGGTTAAAAATAAGATGCTGCAGTACATGTTTACAAAGTAGCTGAATATGTGCATGTAGGAGCAGGTGAGGCAAGCTCCACCGATGTAGTAGAGCGAGATGCGGGTTGGCAGTGATAGATTCACCAAGAGGTCCGTCACTGCCAGGTTGATGGTGTAGATCACTGAGGTGGTCTTCTGTTTCGTACGGTAACAGAAAACGTAAAGTGCAACCGTGTTGAGCACCATGCCCACctggaaaaacaacagaggagatacagtgccttgcaaaacaCCCTGGAACTTTTTCAGTATATGTAAGTGCaaactcagtttattttaaaggcattttatATTGCACATCAATGTAAAGTGAATACAAATGTggcaaaatatggaaaagttcaaggtgtGCACGCTTTTGCGAAGCAGTGGAAATAAGGAGGATTTCATGAACGTTATGAAAACAAGCCAGTTAAGAAGCTTTGTGAAAACCTACCAGGAATATGACAGAGTTTATGACCATCAGTGCAATCCAGAGGCCGTAGAAATCATTGTACAGTCCTTCGTCTAAATGGGCCAGTCTTTCAAGATATGCTCCCATGCCACTCCTGTTAGCTGGTGTGTTTGTAATAGGCAGGGTGGAAAATGAGGTGTTGATAGAAAGGCAGGATTCAGTATTATTGTAGTTCATCATGTTGGTGGTGACCCACATTAACTGCGTAAAGACAGGGTTAAGTTGATGATGGAGGTACTGGCAACTCAAACAAAAAGTGCCACTGTAAGAGAGAAGaacacacattaaaacatacattaaaatataaacatgcatgtctttttataaaattttaatcattttctaaTATTCCTCTAAGCAGTGGACCCAAAGTCTCAGTTGTTACTCACCATTGTGGTGTTACTTTTTCCCCTCATCTTCAAGCATGACAGTAAAAACTTCAAACACTTTCAACAAAAGtaattaagcaaattttttaTCCTGAAATTGCTGCTCTTTCAATGAAACTGTTCCCTACAGCATTCACAGCCtttgtactttttcacatttagtcactttgcaaacacaaatatattttattatgattaaatGTGCTTGTTTTGATTCTAAATTCAACAAGAAATCTTAAAAGTTTAGGTTCACACTTGCTCTGTATCCAGCATTACTTAATTATGGCtaaattgcaaaaaatacaaaaataaatctgtctcttaatgtgcaaagctggcagAGTTAAACCCCCATAAGGCTTGCAATTGTAGGTGAttctgcttctgattggctcagtAAGGCTGAACACAAATATACAGCGCTCTTCtcaatttttttatctgtaaaatcaCATTATTATAATTGGTTTTCCTTCGACTTCACAATTTGTATCTGTCGTGTAGAAACCAAATTTAACaagttttaatgtgaaaaatgagaattttaaaaaaatcaagcgTTATGAATACGTTTGCAAGCCACTGTGATTTTGAATTCAGTGTCTGAAGATGCGCATTAGAGCAGGAATAGCTTTTTCTACATTCCTCTGCCTTGACATGTCCTCTCTCTGTTTGACCTCAGAATGCTTGTTGTTGTTGGCACAACCGCACTGACAGAACCACTTTAAAACCAATATCTGAGCTATTTGGTGCAgctatttataaaataaatataccaTTTACTGCCAGTAGAAATAGTCTCTCATGGGCCATTGGCATAAGCATTTCCATTTTCTCATCAGAAAGACAAACAGTAGATTCTTtaactcaattttttttttttaaaaccctgaTTATTAAATTTGTGTAGTTTTTATCTCACTTACAGTGACTCAGAAACACCTAGCTCTGTAATTCTGTAAAAGCTGTGAATCTCAAGTTGgactctgtgtgtttattttccttgaGGAAAGATGGTAAATGGTTCT contains the following coding sequences:
- the gpr20 gene encoding G-protein coupled receptor 20, which gives rise to MHVYILMYVLMCVLLSYSGTFCLSCQYLHHQLNPVFTQLMWVTTNMMNYNNTESCLSINTSFSTLPITNTPANRSGMGAYLERLAHLDEGLYNDFYGLWIALMVINSVIFLVGMVLNTVALYVFCYRTKQKTTSVIYTINLAVTDLLVNLSLPTRISLYYIGGACLTCSYMHIFSYFVNMYCSILFLTCICVDRYLAIVQVEASRRWRNSSVAKLVCITVWLFAIVVTYTFLSTAFQHTGCCISKLLFLTITEFFLPLIVIVVFTLRIMWALTDRRLMQQSRKRRRRAVQLLTTVLIIFTVCFTPFHIRQVLLHFYPDMPHQVIVYHLTVTLSSLNSCMDPVVYCFVTNNFKATMKHIFRRAEPEQTSGDIVSMQHSSKASGGTVSAITNNRIMMTRIPSIRLRDILNNNHTP